The nucleotide sequence GCCGACGCAAACTTGGCCCTGCGGACAGCCCATCACGACGGGCAAATAGAGGCATAGACCATTTTCGATGCCGCCACAGTCGCCGTAATTGATGTCGCCGCCGAGCGCGCAAACGCCCGAGCAGAAGCCCTTGCCGTCGCCCGAACCAATGCAGAAGCCATTGCCGCATTCATCCTGCGCGGCCATCGGGTCGCAGGTCATACCGAGCTTTTTGCCCGTCGGGGCCATGGCCTTGTCCAGACATACGCCAGCCGCGAGATTGCAGTAACGATCCGCGGGGCATTCGCTGTCATTGCCGCAGGTGGGCAAACAGAGGTCGCCTGCCGTCACGCGATAACAAGCAACGTCTTCACGCCCGTGGCATTTGAATTCGTCGAGCGGGTCGTTCAAGTATTGAAGCTCGGGACCAAGCTCGCATCCCAAAACGCAACGACCTTCCGAGGCGTTGGGATCCGGCTTGAAACAGATATTGGCAACACCAGGGCAATCACCGCTGGTTTGGCACGCCTTGGTGCAATACCCATTCGACGGGCCACCTTGGAAAACCGGGTCGTTTCCGGCCGACGTTGCACACGTGCCGCCCATGCCGCATTCGGAGTCGGTTCCGCAGGGCAAACCAAGCCAATCTCCCGTATCGGTCGTGCCGCTCGAGCTGGATGACGAAGAACTGCTCGACGAAGACGACGTCGAGCCTCCGCCAGCCGAACCACCGGTACCATTGTTGACGTCCGTCTCGCAGCCTGCTGCGTTCAAAGCGACGATGAATCCAAGCCCAATCGTCGAAAGAAGCCACCACGCACTATTCAATTTCATCGGATGCCTCCACGCACCAAAGAAAGACTCAGCCAGCAACGACGGCCACGTGCCGCGCCTTCCAGACGTCCCCAGCATAGCGATGTGAGCGGTTGAAGACCAGCAGATGCAGCGAACAGAACGCGAAATGTTCAGTCGTCGCGAGGGCCTGGGGGCAGCGGAGCGAACACTTCGCCAACATCGTCGTCATCGTCTTCGGGGCGCCGCACACGCAGCGTGAAAATTCCAAGTGCCACGAAGGAAGCCGCGAAAACCATCCCCGCCTTCCCTACGGTTTCCGCACGACGATGAATGGCTTCGAGCACCTGGCCCTGGGGGGTTCCATCACGACGAACCCCCGCTCGATGCAGCTCGTTGATGCGTGGCGTGAGCGCCATGCCGACGTAGGTCGTCGCAAGCGCCATCAAAATCGCGCAGAACCTGCGAATGCGCGCCGCCGCGGTTCGTCCGGACGGACCAGCCGCCCACGTCCGCGCAATCTCGGATCCCAACGCGACGACGGACGCACCGATCGCAATCTGATCGAAGCGGGCAAACGCCGCGCCCATCGCGTCACCGGAAAACGGCGTCGGCGTCAAACGAAACACCATCGGCGCCGCACAAGCTCCAAGCGCCAGGAGGCCTCCGATGTACAAGCCTGCCGCGAGCACGCCCGCCGTCGCCGCGACTCGTTCCACGATCGCTCGAATGCGCGCAAGGCGTTCTTCGGGATCGGGCAATAGATCTTCTTCGGTAAAACGCGTTTCGTTCACACGTACATCCTGACGCCGTGATCGTCGTCTCGAGTGCCAATTTCAAGGGCCGCTGCATGGCTTCGCACGACGACCGGCGGACGGCCTCGCACTTCGAGGCGCACGTGCGCCCGCGCAAGTTTGCTGTTGAGGCAGTAGGTCATCGGGCCATCGGGATTGGGATAATAAAGCCCGACCATGTCGCCCGTATCGACCTCGAAAAGCCCTTCGATGCGAGCTCGACCGGCTTCGGCCGTGAAGCTGTACCGGCGCAGGCCGATGTCGCCATGCGCCCGCGCAAGCTCGATGGGGCCGTTCCACAAGTAGTCGACGCCGCGAAAGCGCGCGCAAACGACCGTGAGCACCGGCGTCATGATCGGACCAACTTTCACGCGGCCACTCATCGCTTCCACGATGAGCTCGACGTCGCTGTCCCACGTGTTCACGTGCGTCCATGCGTAAAGGTCCGCATGGCCTCGACCCCAGTTGTGCCCTTGCATGCCACGCCAACCGGAAAGGTCCCAGCGCTCGCCATTGACCACGACGTCGCCGGAAAAACGCAAGTCAGGGTAAGGCGTGAGCGTCTTCGACTTGGGAAAAGCTCCGCGGTACATCGCATCATAGGGGTACGGGACAAACGCTCGCGCTTCGCCCTCGAGCTCGAGGTTCCACGCGATGGAATCGTCACGACGAACGATGCGTCCCGAGGTCCGTCCCTGCTGAATGGAGAGGCGCTCGGGCTCTTCGCCGGCCGCTCTGGGCGCGATGGTCCAGTGAACGTCGAGGTTTTTGTCGCCAAACGAAGCGCTGGAAAACGGCAGCACATGTTTGACCGCGACGTGCTTGTTCACGCCGCCGCGACGATCGAAAGCAATGGCCCACCCTTCGGCGAGAGCGCGCCCGGGTTCGCTCGATGAAGCGTAGATGGTGGCTTTGATCCAGACCGCCCGCTCGCCGTTCGGTTCGTTCGCCTTGAGAAAGTAGCTTTCAACGTGGTTCTGCCCCGCGGCGGGATCGAAGTGGACGGCATTCGGATGTCTCGCGATCGTCATGCGAAGTCTCCCGTGTTGCGCGAAGGTTTGTCATGGCGTGGAGCGTCCTCTGCGTCGGCGAGCAGAGCGAGCGCGTCTTCGATGGCATGCGGATCGGCGCGTGATGCATCGCCTTGCATGGCGCGAAGCGTGGGTTCTGCAGCTCGAATGCGTGCGCGCCCAACGGCAGCAACGGCGAGCGTGCGTTTGGAACGATCCCATGATTCGAGCTCGCGGATGATCTCGCGCGTCGCGCGCTCGTGACCCATGCGTGCAAGCGCAACGCGCGCATGCCACGCGTGACGATCGCGACCGAAGATGCCTCCGAAGGCTCGTTTTTCGAGACCTGCATGCGCATCCTTCAGACCAAGCACGCCGGCCAGCTCGATGGCAGCAGCCTCGTCTTCGGTATCCGCAGTCTTGATCGATCGTCGCACGACGCCGACGAGAATCTTTGCACCCAAACGATCGCCCGCATGTCCGAGCGCTATCGCGGCAGCAACTCGGACGAGCGCCGACTCGTGGTCGAGCAGCTCCTTCACGTGATCGACGAGCGCTGGATCGATCGCGCCTTCAGCGCCTCCACCCACTTCTTCGGCGACACGCAGTGCGATGTGACAAACGAGCGGATCGGTGTCGCTCATGCGAGCCTGTAGCGCTTCGATAACGCTGGCCCGATCGTGGCAGACGCGGGCAAACGCGATCACGGCTTGGAAACGAACTTCCGAACGTTGATCGCCAAGAGCGCGGCGCAGCCTTTCGGTGGCTCGGCTGTCACCAATTTCTCCAAGCGCCGTGATGGCCATTTGGCGCACGTGCACGTCAGGATCTTCCATCGCAACGAGCAATGCCGGGAGCGCTTCGTTGCCTCCTATGTCGGCAAGGCCGAGCGCGGCTGCGGATCGCACGGGCGGCGCATCGTCGTCACGAAGTGCGCGTTCGAGTGCTCGAACGACGTCTTCGCGCGCTTCGTCCGCATATCGAACGAGATCGCGCACGGCACTTTCGCGCACGGCCGGTTGTTTCGAAGCCACGTCGCGAAGGGACGCAGCCAGGGTCCGGGGTAGCGCAGGCGCTTGAAACACGCGGCAAGGCTAGCACGCACGAGCGTGCAACACCCTGACGACCCGACGTTGGTCTTGGATGCCGATCGTCCGGACGGACCCTTCAGATCCCGCCGCCAGCTCCACCCATGCCGCCAGCTCCAGCAGCTCCGCCAGCACCCGCTGCACCTCCAGCACCGCCCATGCCTCCGGCTCCGCCAGCACCCGCTGCACCTCCAGCACCGCCCATACCTCCAGCTCCGCCAGCGCCGCCCATGCCTCCAGCGCCGCCCATGCCTCCAGCTCCGCCAGCACCAGGCGTGTACGGCGTGAGGTCGAAGTCGACTTTGGGTGGAAGACAAAC is from Polyangiaceae bacterium and encodes:
- a CDS encoding HEAT repeat domain-containing protein, translated to MFQAPALPRTLAASLRDVASKQPAVRESAVRDLVRYADEAREDVVRALERALRDDDAPPVRSAAALGLADIGGNEALPALLVAMEDPDVHVRQMAITALGEIGDSRATERLRRALGDQRSEVRFQAVIAFARVCHDRASVIEALQARMSDTDPLVCHIALRVAEEVGGGAEGAIDPALVDHVKELLDHESALVRVAAAIALGHAGDRLGAKILVGVVRRSIKTADTEDEAAAIELAGVLGLKDAHAGLEKRAFGGIFGRDRHAWHARVALARMGHERATREIIRELESWDRSKRTLAVAAVGRARIRAAEPTLRAMQGDASRADPHAIEDALALLADAEDAPRHDKPSRNTGDFA
- a CDS encoding DUF4149 domain-containing protein, whose protein sequence is MNETRFTEEDLLPDPEERLARIRAIVERVAATAGVLAAGLYIGGLLALGACAAPMVFRLTPTPFSGDAMGAAFARFDQIAIGASVVALGSEIARTWAAGPSGRTAAARIRRFCAILMALATTYVGMALTPRINELHRAGVRRDGTPQGQVLEAIHRRAETVGKAGMVFAASFVALGIFTLRVRRPEDDDDDVGEVFAPLPPGPRDD